In Caldisericaceae bacterium, the genomic stretch TTTGAATCAGAATAGACCTTAAGACCATTAATCATTTTTCTTCCAAGTCTATTCTTAGGAAGCATAAGCCTAATAGCATTCCAAATGAGGAATTCAGGTTTTCTATTTAAGATATCCCTTAAAATAAACTCTCTAATATTGCCAACATACCCCGTGTGTTTGTAATAAATTTTATCGGTAAGTTTTCTGCCTGTTACTTTTACTTTTGAGGCGTTAATGATAATAACATTATCACCCATATTCACATTAGGTGTAAAAGTAGGTTTATCTTTTCCTCTTAAGATCGATGCAGCAACAGCAG encodes the following:
- the rplM gene encoding 50S ribosomal protein L13, which translates into the protein MMKITKFIKPYEVNKKWVLIDAENESIGRVSAVAASILRGKDKPTFTPNVNMGDNVIIINASKVKVTGRKLTDKIYYKHTGYVGNIREFILRDILNRKPEFLIWNAIRLMLPKNRLGRKMINGLKVYSDSNYPKEFKVERIVKVSKEE